In Cryptococcus neoformans var. neoformans B-3501A chromosome 3, whole genome shotgun sequence, the DNA window CCACAGCTTAAACACCAACACTCTGACATGACCGGAAAGACAAGATAACCGTCTATTTAAAGTCTGATGGACCTTAAAAAGGGCCTATTACACGAGGTCGGCTGCCACGATGTAGCTAAGGCCCATGTCAGTCTCGCTGATGTTTCAATACAAGACGGGCGCTTGCAATACTCACCCCTTATCCTCGACAACGTTCCTGGTGGTGGAAAGAACAGTGTACTGATTATATGAGTTAGTCGGATCATCATTGTGAAGACACAAGCAAGACTACTCACGCTCAAAACCCATCGTACTTGCACGCCTGtctcaacatcttcaaacTTCAATCCGTCTTGACGCAAAGGTATGGGATTGTCAAGCTTGTTAAATTCCTTTGCTTGCTGTTCGGGAATGATCTTGCGGATTGCAGGGAGGAATTCTTGCAAGACATTTTGAAGGTGTGTTGAGGGTAGCGGATCTATGCAGGCGTTCAGTTGACAGTTCTCACAAGTGTTCAAAACAGTGCAGTCTTACCGGAGccttcacctccaccacctgcCCAAAGTTCAaccccattcttccttgcGTATCCTGTATAATCctttggaagatggtgacAATCCGGAGTATCAAGCGCATTCACCTTGACACGcccttcaccttccctctctgtgagcttcttcaacagcCCCTGAGGGGCATACAGACTTCCCAACTTGCCGTTCTCTTTGACAAGCTTACCTCGCTCCGCGAAAACTCGTTCCCAAACCTTGAgcacttcctcctccagctctgCAGGTACAATCTCGGTATTAGGAGTCACTGACGCCTCAGCACCGGTGGCAGTCTTTATCCCACGATAATCAATACCCTTGAAGCCTATGAGCAGGTTGTCTGGCAGGGGGAGTCGTTTTGCCTTTCGGAAAACTTGCAGGGCTTCGCTAACCCACTCGGCTCGGGCAGAAGCAGGTGAAGTGGATGTAGGAGAAACGATTAGATGGACCTTGACAGTCAGCTCGATATTGTCATGTACTAATTCTGGAGCGGCATGGCCGTTGGCTACCGGTAAAGGTGATGGCTTGGCCAGTTCTTCTAGGTTGGGGATGTACAACGTCCCCTGTGCGACACCTCCGGCGTCTCCGGCATTTACGACAAAAGCCGCAGATGGTTGGTCTCTGTCAAGAGCGTTGTGCAAGGAGCGGTGTAAGAGTGGCGGAACGGTAAGGATCGGTTTACGAGGGTGTGGGTAGCGGACAGCGAGGGGCGTTTGGGATgtggtgaagaggacgagagatGGAGGCATGTTCGGATAAGAGCGGAGCGAACGAAGCGAAGGGGCGTTGGAGTCGGGAATCAAGGAGGTGTTATAAGATGATGGGGTTTGGTGGGTAATGCCTCGCACGGCGTTTGCTAGGGCCACGAAGGAAGGGCAGGTTGCGCGATAAGACCTTCAGATAAATGGATTGTTTTATCCCCCAAAATCGGTTGGCGATCAATTATTATTACTTTTCTGCAGGCGCTGACAAAATAAATGACGATATCCGACGGGTTTGCAAATGTGTAATAAgctgcctccacctccactcctTCACACCCCCCCAAGTCTCCCGAGCTGCGCGCTTCCCAACAACGAACGAGGGTGTACGCATGGGAAGACGTGTACTATTATTGTAGGGTTGCGGCAGGCGGCATGCAGGGATAATCAATAATAGGAGATAGGGGAGAGACAGGAATCGTCGTGGGCAGAAGAAAGGACTCTGATAGCAACGGCGCTTATTATACCAGCAGCTCACTCGTGATAGCTTCGTTCGCTCCCACACAATTCCCCATACATCATCGATAGACTTCGGTCGAAACCACACTCGTCCCATACACACCGAATGCTGCAGGACAGATAAACCATGCATACCAGATGGTTTACAATTCTGAATTAACGAAACATGTATTTAGTGCCCACAAGCAACTTTTTGTTGTCGGCCACCGTCTCCAGGTTTACAGAAAAGTGGGCAAACGTATAAACATTTACTCCTTTTGATACCCTAATTGAGACTAACGcgaacaagaagaaaataTTACTAAAAAGACAGACATAATTCCTGAGGAAATGAGTGATGAGTGATGGGTGGTATGTTGTTAAATTTTTTCTCCCTGCTGCCGCTTGCGGTGTTTTCTTACAGTTCTTCAACACCATGCCTGCTTTTCACATATTCGTTCTTTGCTCTTATGGCCCTATCGCCTCCTTTCGTAATAGCTTTGCTACCACCCTTGAGCAGCTGCGGGAGAGGTATGCTCGCTTTCGTTTTGTACAGGCGTACCCCAACTTCTCGGCTTCTCTTCCGCTCTCGGTGTCCATTCTCTCCACTGGACTGACAATCCCACCCCTTTCACCTTCTTAACCTCAAATTCAagctcgtcttcatcattcgCATCAAGAGCAGGACAATCTCCATACCCTCCAAGGCTTCCAACTAGCCATCGCTTACTTCCACCACAAGCGCCAGCAATGTCAAGCACACCCCAAAGTTCTTCGAGTGACACTTCATTCACGCTAGAGCCTGTAAAGAATTCTCGGACCTTGACTCTGACCTCCTCGGGGGATGACCTTTGGCCAATACCAGGAGCGGTGGCTGGAAGGGTAAATCTTCCTGCAAGTTTGTGTGGATGCGAGGATTctttggaggagggtgtGAATGGGAGCTGCATAGTGCGAACAGAGCGTGGTGAACGGAGGGGCATGCCAGTTGCAATTCGGAAGATGGCGGTTTGTGACGCATAGATAGGTCGAGGAGGCTTGGTGATGTCATCACTGGGGTAGAATGACGGAATAGAAGAGCTGCCAACGCCAGAAACCTCGACATCGTATCTGTTCAAGTTAGTATGGTGCCTAGGGCGAGAATTCTGAAACTTACCCCCAATCTGCAGCTGCGGTCTCTGCCCAGTTTCTGAATTCGGCACCAGTCATCTCAATTTTGTGGTCAGAGTGTCTAAAAACCCGATCTGTTCTTCCAGTAGGGTCGACAAATCCCTTTTTGGCAAAGCAGTCCCCATTGGCTTGGGGGAACTTGGCATTGAAGTCAAAGTTCTAGAAATTTTTGTCAATGACGCGAGATCTGGATCAAAGATCTTACTCACAGGAGTCGAGATAAGCATAATTCGCGGTCGATAAGTACCCAAAGTAACCACGCCAAACCGACTGAGCACATTCGGATCCAAATGCTCAATCACCTCCAACGCCGTAATCGCCTCGTAACCTTCAAGCCTC includes these proteins:
- a CDS encoding hypothetical protein (Match to ESTs gb|CF190119.1|CF190119, gb|CF185824.1|CF185824, gb|CF191641.1|CF191641), giving the protein MPPPGVFTFDQSSDESPELLPRDALPETEHIPEVSMVEESTVTGVTFTPELWMQRRQWALQTLRKEGVRSVLDLGCGPGALLETLVMPASTICEPPIREKPSETRHAEDEEEDFDHEDELFIGRLAGIDANPEVMNPALSVLSPHSETSTFPPPRPRWEPITTELWLGGLEKYNARLEGYEAITALEVIEHLDPNVLSRFGVVTLGTYRPRIMLISTPNFDFNAKFPQANGDCFAKKGFVDPTGRTDRVFRHSDHKIEMTGAEFRNWAETAAADWGYDVEVSGVGSSSIPSFYPSDDITKPPRPIYASQTAIFRIATGMPLRSPRSVRTMQLPFTPSSKESSHPHKLAGRFTLPATAPGIGQRSSPEEVRVKVREFFTGSSVNEVSLEELWGVLDIAGACGGSKRWLVGSLGGYGDCPALDANDEDELEFEVKKVKGVGLSVQWREWTPRAEEKPRSWGTPVQNESEHTSPAAAQGW